Proteins from a single region of Pyrus communis chromosome 6, drPyrComm1.1, whole genome shotgun sequence:
- the LOC137738154 gene encoding uncharacterized protein, whose translation MSETDSVFSHDHRSTIIKVLLDSLKIFHKNKQTFVSIFALTTLPLSLLLFSLSLSSHPLKSHIYHLESLARLAHTRFEARQVWKESRDDAISLLRIKVLFFFPSYALSLLASIAAVTAASTSIHGKRPTLRSSLNAVKITWRRPLVTSICIYALSIASALVPRTLSTVFNSSWSRLVIMVLGSGLEIYLMGMMGLGLVASILEERYGWDAIRVGWELMAGKKLCGWVLSGMFVLFTWAVARKLEEVMDGEDLMEGSSTATLTRVVVGIEDKLGWVILYGLVVLWGYVVTTVFYCDCRKRHVSGGGENEDGPD comes from the coding sequence ATGTCGGAAACAGACAGCGTCTTCTCCCACGATCACCGATCAACGATTATCAAGGTTCTCCTCGATTCCCTCAAGATTTTCCATAAAAACAAACAGACTTTCGTTTCCATTTTTGCCCTTACGACCCTCCCGCTTtccctcctcctcttctccctctccctctcctcgCACCCCCTCAAATCCCACATCTACCACCTTGAATCCCTCGCACGCCTCGCCCACACGCGATTCGAGGCCCGCCAGGTCTGGAAGGAGTCCCGCGATGACGCCATCTCGCTCCTCCGCATCAAggtcctcttcttcttcccctcctACGCCCTCTCACTCCTCGCTTCCATCGCCGCCGTGACAGCCGCCTCGACATCCATCCATGGAAAACGCCCCACTCTCCGCTCATCCCTTAACGCCGTCAAGATCACTTGGAGAAGGCCGTTAGTCACATCCATCTGTATCTACGCGCTGTCGATCGCGTCCGCGCTAGTGCCCCGCACTTTGTCAACTGTATTCAACTCGTCCTGGTCCAGATTGGTCATCATGGTTCTCGGGTCGGGTCTGGAAATATACCTGATGGGGATGATGGGCCTGGGGCTAGTGGCGTCGATTTTGGAAGAGAGGTACGGGTGGGATGCGATTCGGGTCGGGTGGGAGTTGATGGCGGGTAAGAAGCTATGCGGGTGGGTGTTGTCGGGCATGTTCGTGTTGTTTACGTGGGCGGTTGCGAGGAAGCTGGAGGAAGTGATGGATGGTGAGGATTTGATGGAGGGATCATCGACGGCGACGCTGACGAGGGTGGTGGTGGGCATTGAGGATAAATTGGGTTGGGTAATTTTGTACGGGTTAGTGGTGCTTTGGGGTTACGTTGTTACCACGGTTTTTTACTGCGACTGTAGGAAACGCCACGTAAGTGGAGGTGGTGAAAATGAGGACGGCCCTGACTGA